Within Bdellovibrio bacteriovorus HD100, the genomic segment GTTGTTTAACCTTGGCCGGCTGCTGCGGGATGAGTTGATCAAGAGTTTGTATCTTCTTTAAATCGACCATTACTTCGCTGTCTCCTTGGCAATCTTTTCCATCATGTCGCGGGACAAGCCCACATTGTTCATGATGTTAGATTTTGCTACAGGAGCAGGATTCATGGAAGAGTTTTGTAACTCTGCATTCCCCTCTTTCATAGTTTGTCCTTTAGCATCATCTTTCTTCAAGTCTAGGTTTGTTACATCATTTACTTTCTGGTCGGTGGTCATAAGACGTGGGTCTGTAATCTTCTTCACGTCAGAGAAACGAATCGCCTGATTTCCCACGTGAAGCACAGGGCCTTCATTGGAATAGCTCACGCCAGTGATCATTCCGTCGAAGTCTGTTTTGATTCCCATCTTCTTACCATCAGCAGTTTTGGCTTCTGCGATGAATTGATATTCACCAGGCAAAGCCTTCATTGCTTTTTCGTCTTCACCATTCCAGGTCAGTTTGTTTTCGCCCGCTTTCAGTGATTTCAGATTGTACGTGCGCACGACATTCCCTTCGGCATCACGAACTTTCACCGACACTTCGCTTGCAGCCATTGGCAGAGTGAATTTGAAATCATGCTCTCTGTCATTCGTGCCGCGCACCACTTTCGAAGAATCACCTGCGACTGCTTTACCGATCAGATTCAGTGCCTGGAAGTTTTCCGAAGGCTTCTGACCGTTCTTCATTTCATCAAGTGACTTGTTCATGTTCTGCATCTGCTCCAGAGAGGAGAAGCTTGCCAACTGTGCCGCCATCTCATGGCTCTTCAGTGGATTCGTCGGATCCTGATTTTTCATCTGTGTCAGCATCAGCTTGAAGAAGGCATCCTTGTCCAGGCTTGGATTACCGACCGCGCGAACTTTCTTGGAGGGATCTGTCCAGTTGGCATCGACAATTTTATTCAGAACTTCGCCGACGTTTTCACCGCCCAGCTTTTCTCTGTCTGCCACGCTCATGTTGGAAGCTCCGGCGGTCTCAGGTTTTGTCTGAGTCGGTCCGAAGGCATTCACTCCAAGTTTCGCGTTCACCATCGTCATGCTTAACTCCTTTAAGCTACAAGATTCAGTCCACTGCCACGGCCTTCAACTTTGCGAGTCGGCGTTGAACGCGTCTCGATCGGCTGAAGTGGATCGCGACGACCGCCATAACCTTTCAGTGAAGGCATGTCTGCGAAAGATTCCTTGCGGCCCTGGGATCCGAAGTTCTCATTGAACTGGTTCCAGAACTGGCGCGCCTGATCTCTTTGCTGATTACCGTTCATGTTGGTCTGGTTTTGGGTAGCCGTATCCGCGGATGTCGAGTTCACCACATCCACCTTTACATTCTCCATGGACAATTTGTGAGCAGCAAGACTGGTTTTCAGTTCAGCTAGACTGGACTCGATGGCTTTTTTAGCCTCCTGAGTATCTGCTGACATCTGCATGTTCACTTTACCGTCCTGAAGCATGACTTTCAGGTGAATGGTTCCCATGCCCTCCGGGGTCATCTGAACCTTCATTTCGCCGCCACCGCGTTTGATCAGGTACTGAGCCTGATTCATCAGCTGCTTCACGGCCGCCTCGTTTTCCTTGGCATCAACCGGTGCCTGTGGTGCCGTCCCTGCCAGAGGCAAAGCCGCATCCATCTTCAGGGATTCACCCTTGATCGGAGCACCATGGACATTCTGAAGCCCTTCAAGACCCTGCTTGAATTCACCGGATGTCAGAGTGGACTTTTCACCCATCTCCTTTTCGGCGCTCATGCCTTTCATGAAGTCATTGCCCTGTTGCATCAGATTACCACCCTGGGATTCATTGCGCATGAATTCCTGGGAAAGCTTGGCCTGCACTTCCAGCGGATTCAAAGCCTGAGCCGTCGGAATCTTCGGAGCCTCCGGCGTTTTAACCGCTTGAGTAAACTCTGCCATCAGTTCCGCGCCCTGTTCTGAAACCGCCGCTTCAGCCGCAACACCAGTTCCCTGGGCCGCCTGTGCTTCAGTCGCTTTCTTTGCCGCCAAGGCCGCCAGCAACGCCGGCGACATGGTGTCCTTCATCTGACCCTGCAGATGCGGTGGAAGTTCAGGAAGCTTTGGCGCCTGCTGCTGAGGCATTTCCGGAAGTGGCATGTCCATCGGGATTTCCTGTTTCGGAATATCCGCAAAAGACGCCTCATCCAGATCCATGTTCTGCATGGCCGCAGCATCAAGCTGCCCCAACGCCGCTGAAGGCAATGGTTTTGCCTGCGCGTCTGTCCAGAATTTTTGATTTAAACGGTCGACGGTATTACCCAGCATGTTCTGCTTTGCCTGCGCCTGTTCAGCACGCAGCTGCACACCGGCCTGAGTCACCACGCCAGCACCCACAGCAAATTCCGGAGCCTTCGCCGGCGCAGGAGTCTGCTGCAACTGCAGCAACAAGCCCGCATACATCGCCTGCGCTTTGTCTGCGTCCTCATCACTGAGTCCCAATTGAGAGATCACGGCTTGTGCCGTCTCTTCCGGGGATTGTACTAGTTGGGTGTCGTCCAGCTGGGACATCGCCTCCACGAGTCGCGTGGGGGATATTTCGAATTCACTCTCGAAGGAGTCCATGAATTCTTTTATTTTTTGCTGTCGAACCGTTCCCTTTCGTTCTGTTTTCCCATCGTTTTGGCTGACCTCGGGTTCCTTCCCCTTTTTCGCTTCGGTCTTTTCAGGCTTTTCATTCTTCGCCTTCATGTCCCGTTGCGGTGGCTCTTTTATTTCTTTCGGGTCTTTCGAGGTTATTTTCTCCTCGAGAGCTTTGCCGAAGGATGAGCCGGATCCGGTTCCCTTGAAGTCTTTCTCCACCCCTCTGTCAGGTGGTGACTTCATCTCGGTCGCACCCACCATGGGGGGTACGATACTTTGTAACAAACCTTCCTCCTTCCCTGGAAAAAACTGTCGTTACTGTCTTATTTCGCGCTCGCTGGAGCACGACGCTTGTAGCCCGCAAACATCTCAGACAAAATCTGAGCTTTTTCAGGCTTCAACAAATTCATAATATCAGCAGCATTCTTCTTTTTCATACGACCAAGTATTTCAATTGCCAAATCCTCGTCCATCGTCTCAAAGACTTTGGCCGCCTGGGGTGGCTTCATATTGGTGTACATCTGTACCAAGGTATCGACTTTCTCGTCATCCGCCTTGACCCGGTCTTCCAGAATGCCGGAGATCTTGCTGCGCATCTCTTCCAGCTCTTTCAGGCGTTTCTCAAGTTCCACCTTCTGGGTGGCAAGTTCGGTCTCCATGCGGTTCAGTTCTTCTTCACGCGCATCAAGCTCTTTGTTTCTTTCATTCAGTTTTTGCAGGTGATCAATTTCAGCCCCGCTCAGTGCCGCCGTCACCGGGGCTTCGGCTTTCGGCTCTGCCGGAGTTGGCTCTGCCGGAGCCGCTGAAGGCTGGGCAATCGCTTCGCCGGTCATCTGAACTTCGACACGTTTGATGATGTTTTCAACTTCTTCGTGATTCTGGAATCCCCAGATGGCAACCATAAAACCAAAGAAAGACACGCCAATCATTTTCCATGGTACCGGAGCTTTTTTCTTTTTCTTTGGTGCAGACATTTTCATACGACGGCGGATCTGCTGCTCAACGTCCTCGGAAGCCAGATCCAGATGCAGTTTCGGAGAAGCGTTTCTTTTCTGAAACTTCACTCCGTTGTTCTGGTCGGCAACCTGGCGTGCATTTTTGAAGAACTGATCGTATCCGCTTTTCATCTGCCTATGATTCCTTCACAGCTTTAAACCGCAGGATGGACTGCTCATCCATTTCCTTCTGGTCATTGGAAAGACGCTCAGCCCGATATTCTTCGAACTTGTTTTCGCGCATCTTCTCCATAATTTTATATTCCAGAGCGGCTTGTCGCAAAATTTCTCTCTTGGCCTCGACCAATTTCTCGAATTCCTGAACTTTTTGCATTTGTCTCTGGATGCGGATTTGCTGACCTTGAAGAAACTCGTGGATCTGGGAAAGAGCTGGACCTTGGGCCCCACCTTGATTGCTCAATGCCCCCACCTGCGCATGGGCGCTCTGAACCTGGTTGCCCATCTGATTCAGACGAGCCAGTTCCTCTTGATAAAGGTTCACGGCTTCCTGAAAGTCCTTTTGCGCCAGATTCTCTTTGATCTTGCGATGCTCAAGAACTTTTTGAAGTGGAAATTTGAATTTCATGGTCCACCTCTATCAGGCGTTAATAAGAATCTGCTGCATCTGGCGCACGGTCTGTGTGAAGTTGGTCGGGTCCTCGACTCTTTGTTTAAGGAAGTCGTTCACCTGATCAATCACCTTCACGGCCCGGTCAATCTTGGGATTGGATCCCGGCTTGTAGGCACCGATGTTGATCAAATCCTCGGCGTCTTTATAGACCGCCAGGGTTTCACGCAGCTTTTGCGCCAGCTTGGAGTGCTCTGGCGAGGACACGGCCCGCATCACCCGGCTGGCACTTTGCATGATATCAATCGCCGGGAAGTGACCCTTCTGAGCCAAAGAGCGGCTTAGAACGATGTGCCCGTCCACGATGGAACGAACTGAATCTCCGATCGGATCATTCATGTCATCCCCTTCCACCAGCGTCGTATAGAAGCCGGTGATGCTGCCTTCGCCCTCAAAGGACCCGGCACGCTCAAGCAGCTTAGGCAGGGTGGCAAAGACGCTGGGGGTGTAACCCTTTTGGGATGGTGGTTCACCGGTACTCAGACCGATTTCCCTTTGAGCCATCGCAAAACGAGTCACGGAGTCCATCATCAACAACACATTCTTCCCCTGAGAGGAGAAGTATTCAGCCAGAGCCGTCGCCACATAAGCGCCCCGCATACGCAGCAGCGGGCTTTGGTCACTGGTCACACAGACAACAACCGATCTTTTCATCCCTTCCGGGCCCAGATCGTGCTCGATAAATTCGCGCACCTCACGTCCACGTTCACCGATCATGGCAATCACGTTGACGTCGGCATTCGTATTACGGGCCATCATACCCAGCAATACGGACTTACCCACACCGGAACCCGCCATAATAGCGACACGCTGGCCCAGTCCTGCGGTTAATGCGCCATTGATGGCACGAATCCCCAGGTCAATAGGCTCACGGATCGGACGGCGATCCAGAGGGTTGCGAACTTCACTGTACAAAGGAACTTCACGGAAATTTTCGACTTCGCCCTTGTCATCCAGAGGACGACCCAGGCCATCCACCACACGGCCCAAAAGCTCTTCACCCGCGCGCACGGTGGCGATCTGACGGGCCAGGACGATTTTTGATCCCAGGGCCACGCCTCTCATGTCATTCAGAGCCATCATCAGAACATGCTTGTCCTTGAACCCCACCACTTCGGCCAGGAAGGATTTTTCCATCCCGCTGGGATTGATGGACACGATACTGCCAACGCTTGCGCCCGGCAGATATCCTTTGATAAGCATCCCGTTCACTTCCGTGACTTTGCCGCTGTCCTTCGTCAAGTGGACAGACTGGATCACGTCAGAATACTTATCCAGGTTCAGTTCAAATTCGCTCATTAACCGGCAATCCTGTCTTTAACTTTGGGCATGTTTTCAGAAAGAACAGACCACAACTGTTCCACGCGCTGTTCAATGCGGGCATCGACTTCACCATAGTTGGTTTCAACAATGCAACCGCCGTCAGCCACTTCGGCGTTGGGTTCAAATTTGATTTTTTTGATGAATTCAAATTCACGGCCGGTCTCGGATTTAAGCTCCTCAAGGAAGTCAAACTGAGTCTGGGACACATGAACGGTGATTTCTTCCTCGTCCTGAGCCAAACCAACCGCGTCGCGCAGGATTCCCACCATCGCGTCGTTGTTGCTGTTAAGTTCGGTTTTGGCCAGACGGGAGGCCATCTGGAACATCAGTTTCAGCAGATGGGCTTCGTTGAATCCGGACATTTCTTTTTTAAGTTCTTTGATGGTCAGCAACAGGGTGTCCAAACCGGCCATACGCTCGGCGATATCCGCAGACACCTGTTCGAAGGCCTCTTTACGGCCCTCTTCCAGACCCAGGCGATAGGCTTCCTGATAGGCGCCTTCCTGGATTTCTTTCAGCTTTTCCAAAGCGGCCACTTCGACTTTTTCCTCGTCGTTGCCTTTTTCCACCTGATCAATACCCGTCTGCACACGCACGGCATCGTTCATGCGGAAATCAGAGCCTTTGCTCTTTTCTGCCAGATAGTTCATGGCCTGCTCGGGAGTCCCCAGATCGAAACGCATGGGAACAAACTCGAGCACTGTTTTTTCAGCCACTTCCTTGGACAGAACGGACTTGGAGGCGCGATTAGACCATTGCATCTTCTGAACCACCTCTTGCGATCAGGATTTTTCCTTCGGCTTCCAGACGGCGTGCCACGTTCACAATCTCCTGCTGAGCCGACTCGACGTCGGACAGACGGGATGGACCCATGTTCGACAGATCCTCACGCAGCATCTCGGCCGCACGGGCAGAGATGTTCTTGAAGATCTTCGTACGAATCTCTTCGCTGGAAGTTTTGAGCGCCAGCAGAAGTTTTTCGTTCGCCACTTCCTTGAGAAGCGACTGAATGCCACGGTCGTCGATTTTCACGATGTCGTCGAAGACGAACATCAGTTTGCGGATCTCTTCGGCCAGCAGAGGATCTTTTTCCTCCAGGCGCGACATGATCGCGGTTTCCGTGTTCTTGTCCATGACGTTGAGCATTTCCGCCACCGGATGTACGCCACCCAATGCCGCCTGCTCGACCGTCGCCGTATTGGACAACTGGTTCTTCAATACACGGTCAATTTCAGCAATCAATTCAGGATCGACGTGCTCCAGATTCGCCATACGCAGAACCACTTCGGCCTGCAGGGCTTCCGGAAGACGTTTCAGAACCTCGCCTTTTTTCTCGGGCTCA encodes:
- a CDS encoding flagellar hook assembly protein FlgD; this encodes MTMVNAKLGVNAFGPTQTKPETAGASNMSVADREKLGGENVGEVLNKIVDANWTDPSKKVRAVGNPSLDKDAFFKLMLTQMKNQDPTNPLKSHEMAAQLASFSSLEQMQNMNKSLDEMKNGQKPSENFQALNLIGKAVAGDSSKVVRGTNDREHDFKFTLPMAASEVSVKVRDAEGNVVRTYNLKSLKAGENKLTWNGEDEKAMKALPGEYQFIAEAKTADGKKMGIKTDFDGMITGVSYSNEGPVLHVGNQAIRFSDVKKITDPRLMTTDQKVNDVTNLDLKKDDAKGQTMKEGNAELQNSSMNPAPVAKSNIMNNVGLSRDMMEKIAKETAK
- a CDS encoding flagellar hook-length control protein FliK, whose product is MLQSIVPPMVGATEMKSPPDRGVEKDFKGTGSGSSFGKALEEKITSKDPKEIKEPPQRDMKAKNEKPEKTEAKKGKEPEVSQNDGKTERKGTVRQQKIKEFMDSFESEFEISPTRLVEAMSQLDDTQLVQSPEETAQAVISQLGLSDEDADKAQAMYAGLLLQLQQTPAPAKAPEFAVGAGVVTQAGVQLRAEQAQAKQNMLGNTVDRLNQKFWTDAQAKPLPSAALGQLDAAAMQNMDLDEASFADIPKQEIPMDMPLPEMPQQQAPKLPELPPHLQGQMKDTMSPALLAALAAKKATEAQAAQGTGVAAEAAVSEQGAELMAEFTQAVKTPEAPKIPTAQALNPLEVQAKLSQEFMRNESQGGNLMQQGNDFMKGMSAEKEMGEKSTLTSGEFKQGLEGLQNVHGAPIKGESLKMDAALPLAGTAPQAPVDAKENEAAVKQLMNQAQYLIKRGGGEMKVQMTPEGMGTIHLKVMLQDGKVNMQMSADTQEAKKAIESSLAELKTSLAAHKLSMENVKVDVVNSTSADTATQNQTNMNGNQQRDQARQFWNQFNENFGSQGRKESFADMPSLKGYGGRRDPLQPIETRSTPTRKVEGRGSGLNLVA
- a CDS encoding magnesium transporter MgtE N-terminal domain-containing protein — translated: MKSGYDQFFKNARQVADQNNGVKFQKRNASPKLHLDLASEDVEQQIRRRMKMSAPKKKKKAPVPWKMIGVSFFGFMVAIWGFQNHEEVENIIKRVEVQMTGEAIAQPSAAPAEPTPAEPKAEAPVTAALSGAEIDHLQKLNERNKELDAREEELNRMETELATQKVELEKRLKELEEMRSKISGILEDRVKADDEKVDTLVQMYTNMKPPQAAKVFETMDEDLAIEILGRMKKKNAADIMNLLKPEKAQILSEMFAGYKRRAPASAK
- the fliJ gene encoding flagellar export protein FliJ, producing MKFKFPLQKVLEHRKIKENLAQKDFQEAVNLYQEELARLNQMGNQVQSAHAQVGALSNQGGAQGPALSQIHEFLQGQQIRIQRQMQKVQEFEKLVEAKREILRQAALEYKIMEKMRENKFEEYRAERLSNDQKEMDEQSILRFKAVKES
- a CDS encoding FliI/YscN family ATPase, encoding MSEFELNLDKYSDVIQSVHLTKDSGKVTEVNGMLIKGYLPGASVGSIVSINPSGMEKSFLAEVVGFKDKHVLMMALNDMRGVALGSKIVLARQIATVRAGEELLGRVVDGLGRPLDDKGEVENFREVPLYSEVRNPLDRRPIREPIDLGIRAINGALTAGLGQRVAIMAGSGVGKSVLLGMMARNTNADVNVIAMIGERGREVREFIEHDLGPEGMKRSVVVCVTSDQSPLLRMRGAYVATALAEYFSSQGKNVLLMMDSVTRFAMAQREIGLSTGEPPSQKGYTPSVFATLPKLLERAGSFEGEGSITGFYTTLVEGDDMNDPIGDSVRSIVDGHIVLSRSLAQKGHFPAIDIMQSASRVMRAVSSPEHSKLAQKLRETLAVYKDAEDLINIGAYKPGSNPKIDRAVKVIDQVNDFLKQRVEDPTNFTQTVRQMQQILINA
- a CDS encoding FliH/SctL family protein; translated protein: MQWSNRASKSVLSKEVAEKTVLEFVPMRFDLGTPEQAMNYLAEKSKGSDFRMNDAVRVQTGIDQVEKGNDEEKVEVAALEKLKEIQEGAYQEAYRLGLEEGRKEAFEQVSADIAERMAGLDTLLLTIKELKKEMSGFNEAHLLKLMFQMASRLAKTELNSNNDAMVGILRDAVGLAQDEEEITVHVSQTQFDFLEELKSETGREFEFIKKIKFEPNAEVADGGCIVETNYGEVDARIEQRVEQLWSVLSENMPKVKDRIAG
- the fliG gene encoding flagellar motor switch protein FliG; amino-acid sequence: MKLHKSDNIEYENLKGFDKAAILINYLGKDAVKVLLRRMDDSDIRKLINQMSKLRVVPVHVTKRVLEEYYEMISETEDYIFSENISAKDTIVDALGEERARGILGGLNITSGGSRSLESLEMVDAKSLATFLVNEHPQTVAVILAHLEPEKKGEVLKRLPEALQAEVVLRMANLEHVDPELIAEIDRVLKNQLSNTATVEQAALGGVHPVAEMLNVMDKNTETAIMSRLEEKDPLLAEEIRKLMFVFDDIVKIDDRGIQSLLKEVANEKLLLALKTSSEEIRTKIFKNISARAAEMLREDLSNMGPSRLSDVESAQQEIVNVARRLEAEGKILIARGGSEDAMV